One window of the Chryseobacterium sp. CY350 genome contains the following:
- the purE gene encoding 5-(carboxyamino)imidazole ribonucleotide mutase — MVGIIMGSQSDLPIMEQAANFLKSLDIPYELTVVSAHRTPERMFDYAKHAKKRGLKVIIAGAGGAAHLPGMVASCTTLPVIGVPILSSNSIDGWDSVLSILQMPGGIPVATVALNGALNAGILAAKILGTGDENVAEKLQVYQDTLKDKVLGTVDEIKAKHPNLYDL, encoded by the coding sequence ATGGTAGGAATTATCATGGGAAGTCAGAGCGACTTGCCAATCATGGAACAGGCTGCGAATTTTTTGAAAAGTTTAGACATTCCCTATGAATTGACTGTGGTTTCGGCTCACAGAACGCCTGAAAGAATGTTTGACTATGCAAAACACGCCAAAAAAAGAGGATTAAAAGTGATAATCGCCGGAGCGGGAGGAGCCGCACATCTTCCCGGAATGGTTGCAAGCTGTACTACTTTGCCTGTAATTGGGGTTCCTATTTTGTCAAGCAATTCTATTGACGGATGGGATTCTGTTTTGTCTATCCTTCAAATGCCGGGCGGAATTCCGGTGGCAACGGTTGCCCTGAACGGAGCATTAAATGCCGGAATTTTAGCTGCAAAAATATTAGGAACAGGAGATGAAAACGTGGCCGAAAAACTTCAGGTTTATCAGGATACGCTGAAAGATAAAGTATTGGGAACTGTAGATGAGATTAAAGCAAAACATCCCAATCTTTACGACTTGTAA
- a CDS encoding DMT family transporter, with product MRDYKLIFAVLTVAIVWGTTFLAIRVAVETIPAWFVAGIRQFLAAMIMLFLLLYRKEFRWIGWKNLGYQLIFSTLMLIVANGMTTVAEEDVTSSLTSLISACSPIVVFLGSVAIGLQKFTFRAFFGVLMCFSGILFIFWDGLSDMANPDYRLGIIYLFIAIGGWASGTIFTKKLNIQSKNISLNLFYQFAFAGIVQLIFAFLFSESYNYENWSIKSISAMIYLAVFGSVSAFFAFHYALTKISPVQVSILAYVNTVISIFLSWLILDESISAKFIIAAVLIILGVFIINYNPQMFKKRRIEL from the coding sequence TTGAGAGACTATAAACTTATTTTTGCCGTACTTACTGTTGCCATCGTTTGGGGAACTACTTTTTTGGCGATCCGTGTCGCTGTAGAAACTATCCCTGCGTGGTTTGTTGCTGGAATCAGGCAATTTCTTGCGGCAATGATCATGCTTTTTTTATTGCTATACCGAAAAGAATTCAGATGGATAGGTTGGAAAAATCTAGGCTATCAGTTGATCTTTTCGACACTGATGCTTATTGTAGCAAACGGAATGACCACCGTAGCAGAAGAAGATGTTACCAGCAGTCTAACGTCTCTTATCAGTGCATGTTCTCCCATTGTTGTTTTTCTTGGAAGTGTAGCCATAGGATTACAGAAGTTCACTTTTCGGGCTTTTTTTGGGGTTTTAATGTGTTTTAGCGGTATTTTATTTATCTTTTGGGATGGTTTGTCTGATATGGCAAACCCAGATTACCGTTTAGGAATCATTTATCTATTCATTGCCATCGGAGGCTGGGCTTCGGGAACTATTTTCACTAAAAAACTGAATATTCAAAGCAAAAATATTTCACTTAATCTATTTTATCAGTTTGCATTTGCAGGAATTGTACAGCTTATCTTTGCCTTTCTTTTTTCAGAAAGTTACAACTACGAAAACTGGAGTATCAAAAGTATTTCGGCGATGATTTACCTTGCTGTTTTCGGTTCTGTTTCTGCTTTTTTTGCCTTTCATTATGCGTTGACAAAAATTTCGCCGGTTCAGGTTTCGATTTTAGCTTATGTCAACACTGTAATTTCTATCTTCCTCAGCTGGTTGATATTAGACGAAAGTATTTCAGCAAAATTTATCATTGCAGCGGTTTTAATTATTCTTGGCGTATTTATCATCAATTATAATCCTCAGATGTTTAAAAAAAGAAGAATCGAATTATAA